A segment of the Chaetodon trifascialis isolate fChaTrf1 chromosome 2, fChaTrf1.hap1, whole genome shotgun sequence genome:
AATGCACTTCCATAACCACACCGGTGGCTTTGCATGTCGTAGACCATCAAggtgacaaataaataaataaataaaactcatCAAAACATTGCACCATTGTGCCATTAGTGGTCAACTattccacagggcacctttaaggggaggggtttttttgtttgtttgtttttttgtattttctgtgttttcctgctttttttaCTCAGCCAAACAactctttttgtttaaaacctgACATCCATCCACCAATGAGTATACATACAGAAAATTCAATGCACAATTAGTTCTTACTGTATCACTGtatttttaaattctgttttgtttttcacctaCTTTATCTATTCATTagttatttatgtgttttggcTACACTGCAATTTCCCTTGGGGATTAATGAATTAGTCCAATTATGTAATTCGAAGGAACAGTTTGACCTTTTGGAAGTTGGaagcttatttgctttcttgctgctTTACATGAAAAAATGAATACCTCTCTCGTGTGTATGCTCAACACAAAGCTGTGAGTCTGGAGACGGGTGGACCAGTAACAAAATTTGCCTACCAGGATCTCTGGTCTCAACATCTCCTTCCTAATTAATGCATTATATCTCCTTTTTTTAAACCCTAAAAAAattgaagataaaaaaaaggagTCCTGTTGTCACTGCGAGGTAAACAGACAACCAGCAGAGTAAATGAGACAGCAGGTCACCTTTTGGAAAAGCATTAGTAAGTAATATTTAACTAAGTACTGCCTTAAAAGACAGGAAATCAACATAAAAACTTTGAGAGAAAGGTTGTACTTATACAAAGTCTATGTGCTtttcacagcacaaacatgcaaaacaaccGGTGTGGTTTTTTAAAGGTTATAAATAACAGAAAGATAGCACTCACAGGTCCTCAGCCATCTAAGCCAGCTAATAAAACTGGATACACTGTCACTAACTTCTATGGTATCTGTCATGTTCAGAGGAAGCAAACAGTCGAACCAACTCACACTGACAattcagcagctgcttctcttttaCCTACAataagagaggagaggtgagaagaagagcaggaggaagtaGGTGGAGGAAGGCTGGTTTTCATACATGGTTATAGGTATAAGAGGCCTGACTTGCTGGTGGACTGTAGgtctctctacctctgttgGATCTGAAGTACAGCACAGCAGCcaccaacaacaccaacaacacgACCAGACTGAACACCCCAATCACAGCTTTCTTCCACAAGGCCAGGTGCActatggagagagacagagacacagaaagataGGAAAGtcagtgacaaagaaaaacacaagggGAAAATGGGGGAGTGGAAACAATCGGACAGGATGACAAACGTGGttgaagacagagacaggcagagaaacagcagcaggtcacAAAGGTCAAAGTAACAATCAAACGTTTCTGCTTCACTCTGTTGCAAAGCTTAATGTATTCCCTGACAGGGCCTCTCTTTCAGCTGCGAGGGACCGACTCATTAGCCTGTTGTCTACAGCTGTGTAAGAAACTTAGATTTTTATCCttgctagcagcatggctcaAGGGACAGCAATGCCGGTGTGCAGTTGGTCAATTAGTTAATTAGTTGGTCCAGACCAAAATATCTACGCGACTACTCCATCGATTGCACTGAAATTTGGTGCAGGCATTCGTGTCCTCCTCAGCACGaaccccctgacttttcatgtagCACATTGTCAGTTCAAAATGTTGTCCACTACTTTAGTTTATGGCCAAATACCTTGCTATATACTAGcaaaacattatacctgctaaacatcagctgGTTAGCATTTTCCCTGTAAGCTTGTTAGGATGCTAAAATGAGAACTGAGCCATGCTGTGCTAAGTAcagcctgacagagctgctaTGGCTCTAAAGCCTTGTTTTAATATGTCTTGCAAGTTGCACAACTTAATGGAAGTACAATACTAAATCACTGGAGTACTCCTCTGAATGCTTTATGCAAAATTAAGGCAAAGGGCAAACATTGTTGGAGAAAGGACTGGAAATCCTGGCAGGTTTTGGGATCAATGTAAGTCAAAGTTGCAGTACAAACACACTGTCTGTGCCTGATGTTATCTAGCTGCACTGAACACCAAAGGGTACATTGACTGTTTGTGGGGAATAAATACAAACTGCTAAGAGAGTGAGCAGTCAGAAAGTTACTTAATACTAGATGTTATATGGAGGAGAATCACTGCTGCATTGACCTCTGTACGTTGTACATTGTTCAacttttctgtgcagctgttgCATAGAAACAGTGAGTCATACTGGAGActggagaaagattgttgatattGCCATCTCTCCTTTGTCACGATTTGATCAAATGGTAGCATGCCAGAGTTACCGCCCCCCTCGCTCCCTCCATTCCCTTCCCCTTGTCCCGTGCATGagcatgaatgcatgaatgccACCTATTGCTGATTGGCCGGAATAGTGTTGGGGCTCCATCTGAGTCACcttgtttgtttcccatttacagAGCTGGGGCTGTGTACGAAAactggatttttgtttttcagcacacacacagaaaggacagCTAGCAGACCGTGAGGAGATATTCACTGAATTTCAGAGATCAACAATCTTTCCCTAGGATGACTCACCCAATCTTTAATCTGAAGACACCTTAAGAATTCCATTGCCCTCCCTAAGAAGCCAGCTGAGAGTCTGGGGCTAAACTATGTTTCTTTACTTTTTGTTAAGTCTCTGAGGGACCAGTAAACAGTTGTTATGTATTTCTGGACTCGGCGGGGTCCCTACTGAACATAAATCCCATCAGACTCACCATCTATGATGACCGGGTCACTGGTGATGACGATGTTGGCGTGGTTGACAGCCTCGCAGTAGTACTTGCCGCTGTGCTCTTTGGACAAAACGGGGATCTCGTAGCTTGTGTGGTTCAGGTTGGAGGTTGTGCTGTACACGGGCTGTTCAGTGCCTTCATGGTACAATTTAAAGGTGATGGGTGGTGTGCCAAGAGTGCTGCATATGAGGTAGAGGTAACCTCCCTCAGAAATTTCTTGTGAGTTGGAGATGAAGCTCAGAATCAGGTCTGAGAGAGGCActgggagaggaaaagaggtggGATTAGTCAGTTTTATTGGTTCATTAAAGTATACAAAAACTTAATCAAACACCCTCACTTTGTGAAATATGCTTTTGTTGATGAAAGGattaataccactctcatgcttgtgcagtaaatatgaagctaccacgAGCAAACTGGTCTGCCTAGATTAACAAAAATCCTCCTGCCATCACCTCTAAAGCAACTAAAGCTCTAAAGCTTTACCAGGCACACATGACCGTGGAATCAATCTTCAAATATGTCACTAATCACTAATCATGTCACAAAGATAAATATACTAGTTTTGAATGTTTACCTACGACAGTAGCATTGAGTCTTTTACTGAGCGGGCCTTCCTTGTGACTATTCTTTGCCTCGCACATGTACTTGTTTATCTCATTAGTGTTGGTGATGTTGACTGTGAAGAGAGCTTGCTGAAAAGGCAGCTTGACGCTGGTTGTGCTCAGTGGGGTGTAATCCTTCAGCAGGGTGTAGTTTATCGGCAGGCTGCCAGTGTCTGACTGACAGAGGACCTTAAAGGGCTGTCCCAGGACTGCCCTGCCAACCACCGAGATCTTTGGAATGGAGACAGCAACTAAAGAggagacaggaaaaaaacacactgactccCTGTGGACATATTCCAtgaagcaacaacaacaaaaggccTGTTCAGACATGGAACAAGTAACCAAGCTGGCTTTATGCCTTTTGTCATTCTATATAAACACTCTTCACAGCTTTATTCAGTTACTGTTATTGAAAGAACCACAACACTTGCATGGTATGTGGCACCTGGTGCCGAAGAAGGAGCACCGTCACTTCTGGAGAGTGGTGGGTTGAAAGGTACGATGATACATGCGAGGAAGTTTCTCTGTTCtctcacaggctgcatcagtgCTGAATTAAAAAACTTATTTTGCCTGTGAAGTCTTAATTACTGGCCACTAGCTAGCTGACTAGCTGTGAAGACAACATTGACATGTTATCACCTTTTAAATTGATGTGGAAAATGTGTTGGCCAACAGTTGTGTATTTATGCATCAAGCTGTTATGGAgcgacattagcattcatttggagccaTGTTTTAACCTCCAGGtgaagtccagtattcactcttcTTCGAGCTCTGTTTTGGCCTCTACTAACTAAGGGAAATAACTAttttttcagctgctaaatactccaatatgttcaccagctagtcgccggtgaaaataatttaaaaaatcataACCTTTATGGGAGAATTTCTTCAACAACTTCCAGTGTTTTGTAGTTTATCTAAgtgattttattctttttgcACTTAAGAAATGATAATTGACAGATAAACTTTAACAGCGCTCTTGAtaagacaaaaaagacacacTCAGCTCATATTATATATAAAGGAATGTCAAACTTCCCAGAAGTTCAGGAAATATGCTTGTGTCAACCTTCCCATTTTACTCTTACCAAGAAAGCGCATTTCTGAAAGTCTTGAACCATTTCTTTGATctcatgctgcagcagccttcacattaacattaatgTTGCTATAGGTCCGACCTAGAGAGAGGGCCATTGTGACTTTTATGGAAAAGTGAGGCCAACGTGTAAAATTGCTGACACATTTACATAATGAAGCTTAAATCCCCTCTAAATTGTGTATTAAAATTTGCACCTGAAAGCGACATCAAGTCATCTTACCTTTGGGACGTACAGTCAgggtttcactgtgtttcacgACGCCCTTGGCTTGAGCGACACAGGTATAGTTGAAATCATACAGCAGGGCCTTGCCAAAAAATACTCCGTTGTCCTTGGACATCAGGAAGCTTTGGGGTGGATCAAGACTGTAAGTCAGCTCTCCCTTGCTGAGTCTTTCAGTGGCGTAGCTCTCACTTTTGCAGGTTAGTGTCATATAGTCCTTTTGAAAGACTTCAGCTGGAGACATGGTGAGAGTGGGCACTGAAAACAGCTCTGTGGGTAGACGTCAAAAACAGGACAAGTCATCGTCTGCACTGATGTCATTTAATAGTGTAAATGTTGATAGATGTAGagctttgtgtttttcctttaacATCCAACATTTCACTATTTAGAAACTTGCTGGAAACCAGTGACATTAGCTTAAGTACATGAAGTGCTGTTTGCCTGCCGCACATGTTAAGAGCACAGGAGCCCTCCTTCTGGAAATTATATTAGTAACATAAGAATGTATGAAAAACCTGCTGTTCCTTCAAAATATTCTAAATACCAGACATACTGTGTGATCGGTGTGTCTATACTGCTGTGTAGGCAAAGCTTCACTCACAAGGTTATTCATCAACCACACAGGATCATGAAAAGAGATTCTGCACACTtctttgagatttttttttctttttcaagaaaATTTCTAAGAGTAATGACATGATGCATTTTCCATCCAAACCCATCAGTCTGCAAATCCATCAGGTGCCACTGAGTCACACGCTTAAACTCTAAATGCAGGGCACCTCATATGAACTAAGGCTGCATCCTTACTGCAACGGCCCAGGTTCAGTTCCCAtacattttcatgcagtttAAGGCACAAAAAAAACTTTAGTTCAGAAACCAGTCTGTATGataatgaggtgtgtgtgtccatgtgagaCAATGATTAGTccaaggtttgtgtgtgtgtgtgtgtgtgtgtgtgtgtgtgtgtgtgtgtgtgtgtgtattaaacaTCAACAAAGCAATTGAGGCAGTTTATTTTTTGCGtcattggggaaaaaaaaatgtaattcacGTGGTCTCCCAGAAAACTAGACTTATGTATCACCTCTTGCCTCCTTATTCAGGTTTGAAAAAACATGTATCCCGTGATGCAAGACTTTGGCCAATCACAGATCATTTCAGAGAAAGGGCATTCCTACTGGCTGTTCTGCAAATGCAGATGCATGTGCACGTCCCTTCAGACAGGGAAAGCCTCGTCTTGCTTAGTCAGACCTTTCTCCACACTTTGACTGAGTGCTGTGATGGTGCGGGAGGAAATGAAAGTACAAGTGAAAACCTGAttccagtggtggaaaaactTCTGAGAAATTTCCAGTACCTCTTTGCCTTCAATGATGTACAGCGCCACACGGAGCTTTGGGCTCATTGTGTTTGATGCCGCCGCCATGGACAGCAGGCTCTATGAGGTATGAGGTTTTGCAGGGCCGCCTTCTGCTGCCTTGTGGGTTTGGTTTGAGGAGCTTAGCAGAGTGATACGAGGCAGCAGAGAGCGATGCGGATGGTTTTGCATtgtgttcagctgctgcttagtgcagctttaactgaAACCACTGCTGTCCGAGCACACTGAGCAAGAGCCTTTACAACTAGCTAACAGGTTAAAGGAAAGTTAGATTTGATTTGTCTGACCACCCTCCACTAAATTTGTTGTTTGGGGCTCCAGAGCTGTAACCTCCATAAGAACACAGTCAATCATCAGTGCTTTTAAGAATCATATCAGTATTTAGATTACAGGTTTATCTGTGCAGTGTGCAGACACAGATCATCTTTCCTCTGTCCACTCACCAGTCACTGAAACTGTCTTTGTGGTGACTTTCACTATATTTCCCATCTCTAATCTGCACTCAAACTCTCCAGGGTCCTTTGCCTGTGCGACCATGCTGTGGTTGACTTTGGTGCTTCCAGTGCTGAGAAGGCGGGTCCCCTGGCTCAGGTAGAGGTGGACACTTTCAGAGCTATGTGCAAAGTTGTTCATGGTGCACAAGATGACAAGTTGGTCTCCTTCATAGATCTTGTACTGAGGGGCAATCTCCAAAACCACGGTGATAGGCAGCTCTATGGAGACAAAATCAATGAGAGGGGTCCAATGCTTTGAAACGTACAGGAATGTCAAACAGCTTCCTACCTTTGACTGAAACAGTGATGCTGGTGCTTTGGTTGGACTTGAAGGAGCCTGGCGTTACGAGAACAATGTAGGAACAGTGAATTTTGTGTATGCCAATGCTGTTGAAGCGAAGCTTGGCCTCTGCCTGGTTGGAGTTGACCTGCTTCTCCAGGATTTCTTTGGAGTCTTCATAGAAGTAGAAGAAAATGAAGCCTGTCTCGCCGGGTGCCGTACAGCTGGCCGTTAGCTCCTCCCCTTCACTGACCGCGCGTTTGTTAAGGTGGAGGACTGGTCTTGACAGGCCTGGAAACccaaaatgtgagaaatgtgcTGAGATTTAATCAGATAgatttttgaaaaaacaaaggaagtcAAACAACAGCATCTTCTGCCAATGTTGAAGAACTTCTCCTGGTTGCTGTggcacataaacacatcatTTCCATCAGTGAACTTTATCTGAACATGAGATTTACTATGGCTAGGGCTGTATAGGAAACAGGCGGAGTAGACTAGAATACAGTTTTTGATAGTATCATCCTGACAGAAGAtcttaaacacattttaaaaaccaACCTGTCACTGTGAGCTTCTTGGCTTCGCTGGTCACCTGTTTGCCCTCAATGTTGACCGCGCACTTATATTTGCCGGTGTTGGACACTCTGACCTCGGGCAGTGGGTACAGAAGGTCCTCTGAGGTGCTGGAGGTCTTGGTGTAGATTGTGTTGCTGTCCTTGTATATAGTGTACTCACGGCTGAGCGGCTCCTGCCCTGAGCTGCTCACGATGGCTTGACATCTCAGAGTCACATTAGTGTCCCGAGTCACGTCAGTGCTGGGCTCGATGGACAGCGTGACGTCTCTTATTGTGAATGCTAAGGAGTGAATTCAAAAAAATGAATTTAGATTTAATGTGCAAGCTGATGAGCTGTTGTCTCGAGCTTTAACATTTGGTCTTTAGACCATTTCATTACGGGCTTTGCTTCACGGTGAGTTCAGTTGATAACTTCTCTATTAAAATACGTTGTTATCTTTTTACTTTCTACTTGGTTTTAGCACTTTGCATGTGGCATTAATGCATGTTAACTGACAGGGATGCATTGATGTTCTTGCTGAGAGCGGCTCTCTTTGTATGGACATGCTGAGACTAGTGAGGTGAAATCTTTATTGTGTAGGATTGATTTATCTTTAGTTTAATATTTCTTAGCACTGCACAAATGGTTCCTCATGTAACTGGAAAGACGAACTGTTGATGTTTGCTGCAAAATTAGATTCCAAACATATTCTCTcatgaaaaaaagtgaaatactgATTTACATGAGAGCAGTATCACTCTTCTCATTCAAATCTtggcaataaaataaaattaaatcaataaaaatcaaGCTTAATTCAATTGCAAAACAACTTaattttcactgtatttttctctgtgttgtatTTGCTCTTTGCTGGCTCTTAAACTGTGAACCTTTTGACGTTGCAGTCTTTTCTTGACCTCTCTCTGGAGTCcatttctgtcttcatcttGACTCTCCTGTGAAATCACCTGTCCTATACACTTAACCTGTCTGTCAGATGATTGCTGTTTTTTATCCTGAGGAAAGACTGCACTGAGTCATGAGTGTTCATCTTTTACCCTCTTTCCTGTGAGCTTTTACATCCACACAAGAGTGACGCTCCGCATACGAACGGATTGAATAGAACTTCCTTTTAATCACTTCCCATTCCTGTTCGAATGAACATTCCTGGATGGTCATTTTGCTGAAACATCTTGCCACAATACGGAGTATCAGCTTGGCTCTCAGGAAGCTGATGTGTTACCATGGAATCTCATCATGTCAGTGACCGCATCCTCTCTGGGTATGCGACTCACACCAGACACAGTGCATGACATCAAGTCTGTACAATTCTTTGGTCTTGAtatgaagataaaaaaaacacacaactatgGCAGAAGAGAGGAGCAAATAAGGAAAAGCATTGTCTAGATATATAGCTGAATCCGTTAGGATCAACCTTGGTGCCTTTGTGGTGCTGTAATAAGCAGCTTGCTTTtagatgagaggaaaagaggtgaGTCACACAGGGCCATGACATCAACAGGCCATCACTGATCTTGCAGCTATGAAAGGCCTTTAAAACTTTAAAGTTTGTTCTTTAATTTCAGGATCCAGCATCATGAGTGGCTCACCTCCTCTTTGATTACCATGGCTGTCAGTCATGGTTCACTGTAAGGAAGCTTTTTATGTCTCAGCCACATTGTCTGTGGATTGATGATAGCAGCCAAACTGGCTACACGTGAATGCTTTGATAATCACATGAACTGACCCAAAGCTGCCTGCACGAACAGGTGGAAACCAATGAATGATGCACAAGAGATCCTGTATTTGATGTCAGGTTTGTGAACGTAGAAGCGACTGCCCACGAATAAAGGAGCAACAAAGAGACATTTGAGGCATGTGCACACATTTGTCAAGCATCCCCACCAACATGGTGGAGTGTCAGAGGCAACAGACTGCTGTTGTGACTCACAGTGGGACGCTGTGGGGCAGTAAACAAATCTGGagaacaacatttaaaaaaaggacagGAAAAGCACTTTGTGAGACAAACAGGCCACCCGGGGgccttttcactgtttcaggGCCTGCTGAAACTGGCCCACACCCAGCATCATTCAGCAGGACCTAGCAGGCCTGATGATGAGAAAAATCAGAGATGCACGGCAGAAATTTGCTGTGGTCTCTCCATACGATGTGTGAGTCACGGCGGTGCATGCTCAGCCAgtgtggaaagtaactaagtacattcaCTCAAGAACTACTCTAAGGCACAACTTGCAGGGTCTTGTACTTTACTCGAGTATTTACATATTAAGCtaactacatttcagagggaaatactgaaCTTTTTACTCttctacatttatctgacagctgtagttactaTTTAGATTGaaattttacattaaaaaacatttgataagCTTCTAAAATACAGCACAAAATTAAAGTTCCTCCCAGCATTTTTAATTTAAGGACGCTTACAAAAAAGCAGAGTTTGTGAGTCATCAGTTCCACCAAAGAAACTCCCACATCTCCCACATTCATCTTGTGAGCCTTTTGAAGGGCTGGACCGTTAAGTTGGAAAGTACTGGTCAAAACTACCAAACTAAATACAGCATAAAGCCgttaaaactagctccacctcaGCCACAAACAACAGTGAGATGCTACTTAAGCGTCGATGCACCAGCTTTATAACACTGTTCAAATATCAGtcagaatgagtacttttactttgagttTGCTGATTGCACTTCtgtactttcaaaataaatatttttttctcagtgtgtgtagTTGGGGGTTGCAAGGTGATCATCaagaaaggaaagcaaaaaGTCTTctcaaatgattaaaaaaaacaagaagaaaaaaaaaaaacgacctCTCTGATTCATCATTAACTTAATTCCCCAACATCTTATATCTCTCTGCCTTAAATTTTTATGCCAATAAAATTCTATTCTTATGTTGTgtccatgttttctgtcttgctTTTGTCTTTATCAAAATAAACAGTGGTCAGTGGTTTatgatataaataaaaaagtcagttttatgTCCCAGTGCTAATATTATTACAACATTATTTTAGCAAGTTTTAAGTTGATCTTTTTTTTCAATCTGGTGAAATAGTGTACAGATGATCTCTTTGGGGCACTGAAAGACAATCCGAAAAGGGTACATCTGGTAAGTCAATCATGTAAGAAGCAAccacaaatataaaacaatgcGTCATTCTTCAAGCGTGAACCTTTGCCTTGGCTCGGTCTATGCCTCCATCTCTGCTACAACTGATCTGGACTGACTCATGCTTTCCATCACCAGCCAACTGAAGGGGACAGGGAGGCGTGTGACACTGCTCGCAATCATGTTCCCAATGCTGCCTACCACGGCTCTTCCACTGTAACACACACCAGCGATCAGAAAGCTCTGATAACAAACAGcactgtttccactgactgtctctgcgtctctccTGGCTTTTCCAGTGTGATTTTAGTGTCTGACAACTGACTGAAAACTCTTCCCAATCAAAGCCCAGTGACTTTGTCCACATGGAAAGTAAAACAGTGATGCTCCACAAACATTGGGCCTTTTTAAAACTCCAAACACAATCCTGTGGAGGATGCTCCGTAAATTGCATCCATGTAAAGACAAATCTAATCCTAGATTTATTTTAGATTGTACTTACATTGCTGTGCATTCACCACTCTCCCTGGATGGAAGTCTTGGGGCAACATAAGAAAGTAAAGCACCAGGTTAGAGACAAATCTATCAACCACATCCACTAAAAGGAATATGAAGAGTTCCAGTACAgcagaggttaaaggtcagcaGTCTTACAGCTGGACAGGAGCGTGGAGGTGAGCAGTAGCAGGAGTCCCATCCTGTCTGAGGGACACTGAGGATCCCAACGCTGCCGGCTCTGCTGGAGGTTAACACACTTGTGACTACGGTGGTTTACAGGCGGTGTGTGGGGGGCAGATCTGATCCTAGTGGGCGGGAGCGGCCACTTAGGTGGCGCTATACCTCAGCCACTGAGTGGTCAGCCAGCGGTGGCGGTTATCAACCCGAACAGCCGTCGGCTTGGCTTAATTTGTCAGGAAGTGAGTGTTGTTTCCTCAGGATGTTCGTGCCGCCCGCTCTTTGCTGTTGTGGAATGTTCTCCTCT
Coding sequences within it:
- the pecam1b gene encoding platelet endothelial cell adhesion molecule isoform X4; the encoded protein is MGLLLLLTSTLLSSYFHPGRVVNAQQSFTIRDVTLSIEPSTDVTRDTNVTLRCQAIVSSSGQEPLSREYTIYKDSNTIYTKTSSTSEDLLYPLPEVRVSNTGKYKCAVNIEGKQVTSEAKKLTVTGLSRPVLHLNKRAVSEGEELTASCTAPGETGFIFFYFYEDSKEILEKQVNSNQAEAKLRFNSIGIHKIHCSYIVLVTPGSFKSNQSTSITVSVKELPITVVLEIAPQYKIYEGDQLVILCTMNNFAHSSESVHLYLSQGTRLLSTGSTKVNHSMVAQAKDPGEFECRLEMGNIVKVTTKTVSVTELFSVPTLTMSPAEVFQKDYMTLTCKSESYATERLSKGELTYSLDPPQSFLMSKDNGVFFGKALLYDFNYTCVAQAKGVVKHSETLTVRPKVAVSIPKISVVGRAVLGQPFKVLCQSDTGSLPINYTLLKDYTPLSTTSVKLPFQQALFTVNITNTNEINKYMCEAKNSHKEGPLSKRLNATVVVPLSDLILSFISNSQEISEGGYLYLICSTLGTPPITFKLYHEGTEQPVYSTTSNLNHTSYEIPVLSKEHSGKYYCEAVNHANIVITSDPVIIDVHLALWKKAVIGVFSLVVLLVLLVAAVLYFRSNRGRETYSPPASKREAAAELSVKPSSPKSDDSLTVNLTHDTEVYNAATDAAPLYDGTEGRVTNGVRDSVASLPNDISNRSSYSIPATV
- the pecam1b gene encoding platelet endothelial cell adhesion molecule isoform X9, with amino-acid sequence MGLLLLLTSTLLSSYFHPGRVVNAQQSFTIRDVTLSIEPSTDVTRDTNVTLRCQAIVSSSGQEPLSREYTIYKDSNTIYTKTSSTSEDLLYPLPEVRVSNTGKYKCAVNIEGKQVTSEAKKLTVTGLSRPVLHLNKRAVSEGEELTASCTAPGETGFIFFYFYEDSKEILEKQVNSNQAEAKLRFNSIGIHKIHCSYIVLVTPGSFKSNQSTSITVSVKELPITVVLEIAPQYKIYEGDQLVILCTMNNFAHSSESVHLYLSQGTRLLSTGSTKVNHSMVAQAKDPGEFECRLEMGNIVKVTTKTVSVTELFSVPTLTMSPAEVFQKDYMTLTCKSESYATERLSKGELTYSLDPPQSFLMSKDNGVFFGKALLYDFNYTCVAQAKGVVKHSETLTVRPKVAVSIPKISVVGRAVLGQPFKVLCQSDTGSLPINYTLLKDYTPLSTTSVKLPFQQALFTVNITNTNEINKYMCEAKNSHKEGPLSKRLNATVVVPLSDLILSFISNSQEISEGGYLYLICSTLGTPPITFKLYHEGTEQPVYSTTSNLNHTSYEIPVLSKEHSGKYYCEAVNHANIVITSDPVIIDVHLALWKKAVIGVFSLVVLLVLLVAAVLYFRSNRGKREAAAELSVRSTTL
- the pecam1b gene encoding platelet endothelial cell adhesion molecule isoform X7; translated protein: MGLLLLLTSTLLSSYFHPGRVVNAQQSFTIRDVTLSIEPSTDVTRDTNVTLRCQAIVSSSGQEPLSREYTIYKDSNTIYTKTSSTSEDLLYPLPEVRVSNTGKYKCAVNIEGKQVTSEAKKLTVTGLSRPVLHLNKRAVSEGEELTASCTAPGETGFIFFYFYEDSKEILEKQVNSNQAEAKLRFNSIGIHKIHCSYIVLVTPGSFKSNQSTSITVSVKELPITVVLEIAPQYKIYEGDQLVILCTMNNFAHSSESVHLYLSQGTRLLSTGSTKVNHSMVAQAKDPGEFECRLEMGNIVKVTTKTVSVTELFSVPTLTMSPAEVFQKDYMTLTCKSESYATERLSKGELTYSLDPPQSFLMSKDNGVFFGKALLYDFNYTCVAQAKGVVKHSETLTVRPKVAVSIPKISVVGRAVLGQPFKVLCQSDTGSLPINYTLLKDYTPLSTTSVKLPFQQALFTVNITNTNEINKYMCEAKNSHKEGPLSKRLNATVVVPLSDLILSFISNSQEISEGGYLYLICSTLGTPPITFKLYHEGTEQPVYSTTSNLNHTSYEIPVLSKEHSGKYYCEAVNHANIVITSDPVIIDVHLALWKKAVIGVFSLVVLLVLLVAAVLYFRSNRGRETYSPPASKREAAAELSVLRALNQMTL
- the pecam1b gene encoding platelet endothelial cell adhesion molecule isoform X6, giving the protein MGLLLLLTSTLLSSYFHPGRVVNAQQSFTIRDVTLSIEPSTDVTRDTNVTLRCQAIVSSSGQEPLSREYTIYKDSNTIYTKTSSTSEDLLYPLPEVRVSNTGKYKCAVNIEGKQVTSEAKKLTVTGLSRPVLHLNKRAVSEGEELTASCTAPGETGFIFFYFYEDSKEILEKQVNSNQAEAKLRFNSIGIHKIHCSYIVLVTPGSFKSNQSTSITVSVKELPITVVLEIAPQYKIYEGDQLVILCTMNNFAHSSESVHLYLSQGTRLLSTGSTKVNHSMVAQAKDPGEFECRLEMGNIVKVTTKTVSVTELFSVPTLTMSPAEVFQKDYMTLTCKSESYATERLSKGELTYSLDPPQSFLMSKDNGVFFGKALLYDFNYTCVAQAKGVVKHSETLTVRPKVAVSIPKISVVGRAVLGQPFKVLCQSDTGSLPINYTLLKDYTPLSTTSVKLPFQQALFTVNITNTNEINKYMCEAKNSHKEGPLSKRLNATVVVPLSDLILSFISNSQEISEGGYLYLICSTLGTPPITFKLYHEGTEQPVYSTTSNLNHTSYEIPVLSKEHSGKYYCEAVNHANIVITSDPVIIDVHLALWKKAVIGVFSLVVLLVLLVAAVLYFRSNRGRETYSPPASQASYTYNHTQHHSMMAQRGE
- the pecam1b gene encoding platelet endothelial cell adhesion molecule isoform X3 → MGLLLLLTSTLLSSYFHPGRVVNAQQSFTIRDVTLSIEPSTDVTRDTNVTLRCQAIVSSSGQEPLSREYTIYKDSNTIYTKTSSTSEDLLYPLPEVRVSNTGKYKCAVNIEGKQVTSEAKKLTVTGLSRPVLHLNKRAVSEGEELTASCTAPGETGFIFFYFYEDSKEILEKQVNSNQAEAKLRFNSIGIHKIHCSYIVLVTPGSFKSNQSTSITVSVKELPITVVLEIAPQYKIYEGDQLVILCTMNNFAHSSESVHLYLSQGTRLLSTGSTKVNHSMVAQAKDPGEFECRLEMGNIVKVTTKTVSVTELFSVPTLTMSPAEVFQKDYMTLTCKSESYATERLSKGELTYSLDPPQSFLMSKDNGVFFGKALLYDFNYTCVAQAKGVVKHSETLTVRPKVAVSIPKISVVGRAVLGQPFKVLCQSDTGSLPINYTLLKDYTPLSTTSVKLPFQQALFTVNITNTNEINKYMCEAKNSHKEGPLSKRLNATVVVPLSDLILSFISNSQEISEGGYLYLICSTLGTPPITFKLYHEGTEQPVYSTTSNLNHTSYEIPVLSKEHSGKYYCEAVNHANIVITSDPVIIDVHLALWKKAVIGVFSLVVLLVLLVAAVLYFRSNRVKVGRAEVSVWSKRPPVADATNDEESSVVSSEPDVEYTEVVHPQPVDPARVPLRKGTDTVYSELQNSPHGEFYILKAAPNDIFILTMDQITAWNCKSGCS